In Heyndrickxia vini, the sequence GCAAGCCTAAGCATTTCCGAAGTTGCAGTCTTATCTAATGCTAAAATGTCAATAAGTTGTTTAATAAATACTTGTTGTTCTATAGGCTTATCAAAGTGAATGGGGTTTTTATTTATGGGTAACTTTTCATTTCTACCTTTATCAAAGTATAAATGATAATCATGGTAAAACTCTTCAAAGCTAATTACATTTTTAACTTTCGATTTAGTATTGATGTAGTTACGTTGTCTTAAATTACTGTCCACAGCATTAAATACATCCTCAATTTTTGATTCTTTTACCTGTTTCCCTTTGATTCTGCTTTTTATTTTTAAAATCAAATCGTCTTGATCTAGTTCAAATTCAAGTTTAGTAAGAAACTTAGTAAGCCACTTTTGTGTTTGTTTTTTAAGCGATTCAACATACTTCTTAATATCCTCATCAGCGGTGGTTGATTGTAAATCCTCTAAGTATCCCTTTACTTCCAAAATATTAATTGACTTCTGTTTAAAGCATTTAATTTTTTGAAGGAATTTGTTACTCTCATTACTAGCCTTGTTTGAAACGAGTATGAAAGAAGTTTGCTCTATAAAAGCAAGTTGCTCATCACTTTTTGACCTCCCACCTAACGGATCATTTATTATATTGACCCAATTAGAAAGTGTTTTCCACAAGTCACTGTCCCGTTCAGTTAGATTAACAGCTTTTCCTGAAGCATTAGTTTGTATTGAATGTTTCAATTGCAGTAAGACTTGCGAACCATCATTCAAATCGATATGTACATCGTCTTTAACTTCAATACCTATTTTCTGGCCTTCTTCCAGACCTAGTAATAGATAAAGAAAATAATAATATTGATAATCAAAGCCTATTGATTTATCTTCTGCATTTGTTTTATCCTGAAAACTTTTCAATAATACCACCTCTATCAATGCCTTTTTGATAAGATTCGACAAATTCCTTTAATTTCCTTTCTATTTTAAAACATAAAAGCTGAAAACTTCTTGGCAGACTTGTGCGTACAAAAGAATTTGAAGTAAGTATCATGCAGCTTTGAAGAGGGTAAGCCTTGATTCAAAATGAGTACTCTGACCATTCGGCATTGGGGGGTATCTTCAGAAGCCCGTATTTGCATTTTCTGGCTATTTCTTAAATTACTATCAAAGTTTTCTCCAGACTCATCTGGATTTTCTACAAATATCGCTTTAAACCTATTTATATTTGTAAGAGTCCAAATAGGCTCTCCCAAGGGGACGGGTCTAGCGGTTCATTTTTATGATAAAAACTATTTAGACCGTACCCTAGTTAATCCATTTGTGTTCTTTTTTTACGACTTTTAAACTAACAAGTTGTACTACTTTCATAATATACTAGATACTCCTATAAATCCATAAATTGTTAATTATCAGACGTGATTTATGATACTATTATCTTAAAAAGAGATAATGGGGCTACAAACATGTGTGAATTAGTATATGAAAAGAGAGATTTTACACGGGATTCTGATTATACCGTTAAGACAGTTCATCTAAATAATTATCCTATCGTCTATATTCTATATAATGAGAAAAACAGGCCATCAGCTTATATTGGTCAAACCGTTCATGCTACAAGAAGGTTAAAGAATCATATAGAGGATAATCGGAGAAAAGATTTAAATCGCACTATCCTAATTGGACATGAGAAGTTTAATCAATCAGCAACGTATAATATTGAGTCAAATTTGATTAACTATTTCATTGCTGATAATCACTATCAACTACAAAATGTTAGCCAGACTAGCTCAAGGGAAATGCACAATTATTATGAGAAATCATTCTATAATGAAGATCTTTTTCAAGCAATTTGGGAGAAGCTTCGTGAGGAGAAAATTGTGAGTGATACCCTGGAAAACCTTCGGAACAAAGATATTTATAAACTATCACCTTATAAAGAATTATCACCTCTGCAGCTGGATATTAAAAATAAAATTCTTGATTTCTGTAAGGAACATATCAAATTAGAAGGCAACCATGTGATTACAGTTGAAGGAGATGCTGGGACGGGTAAAAGTGTCCTATTAAGCTCTTTGTTTAACACTCTTCAGGATTTATCAAAGGATAGTAGCTCTCTTCTGCATGGAACCGACAATTACTTGCTTGTGAATAATGGCGAGATGCTGAAGACGTATAAAAATATTGCCAACAGCTTGCCGAATATAAAGAAAAAGAATCTCATGAAGCCAACACCGTTTATTAATGAGAAAACGAAGTCAGAAGCTTTAGCAGATATTGTTCTCATAGACGAAGCACATCTTCTATTAACAAAGGAAGATAGCTATAACAATTTTAACTATAAAAATCAGTTGGATGAAATTATTAAACGTAGCAAGATTACCATCGTCATCTTTGACCCAAAGCAAGTATTAAAGATTAAAAGCTACTGGAACGAACGCTTACTTGAGGAAATTACAAATCACTATTCAGCCAAAAATGTCAAACTTACAGACCAAATGCGGATGAATGCTAACCCTGAAACAATGAAGTGGATTAATCGTTTTATTGCCAAAGAGGTTCTTCCATTACCAGCAGAAACAGGATCTTCCTTTGAACTAAAAATATTTAAAGATGCTGAATCGTTTAAAAGTGCTTTAGAATGTAAGAATAATGAAGTAGGTCTATCACGTATTGTTTCAACCTTTGATTACTTACATAAAAAAGATAAGAAAACTTACATTGTCGATGAAGATGGAATAAATATGCCTTGGAATAACACCATGAATAATGTGGCATGGGCTGAGAATCCTGAATCCATTAGAGAAGTAGGTTCCATCTATACTGTTCAAGGCTTTGATCTTAACTATGTCGGTGTAGTTCTTGGCCCTTCGGTTAGCTATAATGAAGATGAAGACCAATTAGTTATCGATACATCTAAATATAAAGATACAGGGGCATTCGCTTCACGCTCTGACTTATCACCAGAGAAGAACCAAGAAATTAAGGAAGAAATCATCCTCAATTCCATCAACGTTTTAATGAAGAGAGGCATTCACGGCCTATACATTTATGCTACAGACCCTATTTTAAGAAGACATCTATTAGAGTTAGAAAGGAGAAGAAAGGCTTGAGCGATATTCAATACTTAATCAATAAAATTAACAGATTCCGAGATGAGCGTAACTGGAGACAATACCATAATCCCAAAGACCTTGCTATCTCTATTTCTATTGAAGCAGCCGAACTACTAGAAGACTTTCAATGGATTAGTAGCGAGGAAGCACTTAAAACAAAGAAAGAAAACATCCGTGAAGAAATCGCGGATGTCTTAATCTACTCATTGATGTTGTGTTCTGACCTTAGGTTGGATGTTAAAGAGATTGTAGAAGAGAAGATCTTGAAGAATGGAAGGAAGTATCCTATTGGTTGAGTATTGGGTACTTCCTCTTTCGCATTGGGACTTCTATTATTAGAAAACGGTACCAACCGTTTCATTACTTTATGTTATTAAGATTTTCAAAATCAAAATGATATATAACATCTTTTATGCGTCGATCCTTTGTTTTTTTTCCTTGAGTTACATGAACTTCTTTAATTACAGAATGAAAAAATATCTTCTTTTCGTCATCAGAGATTGTATGGTAAAAGTCTTCAAAGTTCTTAATAGAAAATTCTATAATGTCCATTATTGACTCATTTTGTTTTAGCTCAATTTGCTTAGTAATGTCAGCAAGCGCAGATTTTATTTTGTTTATTTCATCTTGTTTTACAGCTAAATGGGATTTTATCATATCGGCATCTAGATTAAGAGATGGGTCACTAGAGTGTTCCATTATTTTTAACATCTCTCTTTCTAACTTTTCTATCTGCTTTTTTAGATTACTAGCTTCCTTTTCTAAAGGATTTAATTCATAGTCCAATATTGACTGTGTAACAGAGTAAATAGCGGATGGTGAAACTTTTTCCTTGAAATGTTGTAAGAAATCCTTAAGTACAAATTCTTCAGCATACTCCTTTTTAATAAGATTGGAAGAACACACACTACTACCACTGTTTTTATTTTTATTGCACTGATAATACTTATATTTCGGACCACTGTTGCCTTGAACCATTGGTCCCAAGCATTGTGGACATTTAAGTATTCCACTCAATGGGAAAGATCCTGGATGTACCTTTCGGGGTGTGAAACTTCTTACTTGCATAACCTTCCTTGTTTCATCCCACAAAGACTTTTCAATGATTGGAGTATGTTGCCCTTTTGTATATTCCCCTCGCCATTTGCTATTCCCTATATACCGCTGGTTCTCAAGTACCGTTTTAACTGCATTAACTGTCCATTCTTTTCCATTTTTAGTCTTAATTCCTTGAACATTAAGGTTTGCAGCAATCTTTTTATATCCCCACTTTTCTAAGGAGTACTTATCAAAAATATATTTAACAACTTTCGCTTCCTCAGGAAGTATTGATAATTTCTTATTTATAACTTCATATCCATAATTCTTCCCGCCAAGAAAGTCTCCATTTTCAGCTCTTTTTTCCATTCCCGAATTCGTTCGAAACGTGATAAATTCCCTTTCTAATTCGGCGACTAAAGCTAAAACATGAACAAGGATCTTAGCTGTAGAATCCTCTGTATTAATGCTATCGGCTATTGATATAATATGTTTGTCAATTTGGTTTAGTTTCTTCATTAAATACAATGTATCTAACGAATCACGAGAGAGTCTATCTTGCTTATAGACAATGATATAATCTATTTCCTCTTCTTCTTTTAGCACTCTGTTATACATTTCAATAAAACCGTCTCTACCTTTAAATGAACTACCTGACTTTAAATCATCGACATAAATATCAACTAGTTCTATGTTGTTTTTATTACAATAATTGATAATTTCATCCTCTTGTTTTTCCAAAGACGTGTTTCCAAAGTCCTTTTCTGATCGAGGACTTCTTCTTTTATAACCAACAGCTCTTTTTTTCCTCATTAAGTTGTTTCCTCGCTTTTACTTCTAAGATTCATTTCTATTTGATTCGAATATTTAATTATTAAATCTGAAAAGCAGTGTAAAAAATCTAATGCCTTAACCTCCTCCAAATCTACTTCAGTAGTTAAAACTGATTCATAATGTTGTTTGTAATCAAGTTGTATGTTTTTTTTCATTAGTAACACCTCTATCAAAATGGTTATGTTCTTGAATAATGAAATGTACCTCAAGCCCACCTCAATGAATGACTAGATTAATAAGTCGGCTAAATAAAAAAGCACCACTAACAATAGTCGAAAAAAAGAAATTTCCTCAACAGATTGCTAGCGGTACTTCCGCGCAGTTTATAAGCTTTAATACATATTAGGTTTTAAATTTCCTCTTTTTATGATAAATCACTTCAAATTATATGGCGAGCATAAGTACCTTTTAATTATTAAAAAATTTTTTTTAATAAGACTATGAGCTTTTGAAAGAATTTTATAATCATATTTGCTCATAGTTTGACTAGCCTTAACATTTTGGGTTAATAGTAATGGGCATATAAAATATTCCTTACATGCTATCCTAATATATACAATGGCTCTTTGTTTTCTAGGTTTTAATAAAACATTATACAATTAAATTCCTCCTCGATTTTTCATCCCAAAACTGTTTGTTCAAATAAAAAAGCACCGCCAACTCACCTTTGAATAATTCTTCAAAAGTGAGTTAACGGTGCTTCCGTTTTTCAATATTTAATTCTTAATTTCATGATAGCTTGCATAAATACTGGTGTAAAGAAAAAGTACACATTTAATTACAAAATCGGTATCTTGCACATCATTGGTCATTACCATTCGGTAGGCTGCACGACTTGGTATCCCTAATCGTGCAGCCTACCGAATGCATATGCTGAAAACATTGTGATTTCATAGGCTTTCGGTAGGTTTCAATAAATCAGTTGAAAATCATTATTGAAATAGTTCGGTTAGGCATCCATCTTAATATTATTTATTTCGGTAAGCTGACCCACTTTATTTTCTAATTCAATGAATGGGTGAAGTCTAAAATCAATGTCAACCTTCATGGTTTTCATGTTAATGATAACTTTTTCAATAAACGTCAGGGCAATCATTCTTTTTTCGACACCCGTTAATTTATCAAATGAATTCGAAAGAGACAAGTGTAGAGTTAATCGTAAAGCTCTTTTATCTTCAATTAAGTTTGTAATTTGTTTTTGCGTCGCAGAAATAGCTTTTCTTTTATCATTCAGCTTTTCTTTTACCTGAACAATATGCTTATTTATGGAAGATTTCAGTTCAAGACTTGGAATCATTGATTCATTGTATTTAAGCAATTCATACGAAGTATTTAATTTATCCAACTCTTTTTCCAATATTTTTTCCATCTCTTTTAACTTGTTTAGTCCGATTTGTTCCATTTTACTTAGTGATATTGCCCAGTGTTTAGTAAAAACTTGATTAACAGCGGCATGAATTGCACTTAATTCTGCTTTCTGCTTGCAATTAGGGCAAATGTAATTCTGATACTTTCGTTTGGCTTTTGTTTTCTTCGGCCCATCATCTCTAGTTTTTAATTGCACTTTGCAATTCTCACAGTAAGCAATTGAACGAAAAGTATAAGGGGTACTAAATTGACCATGTTTCTTTTCCAACCCTTTTGCTTGTTCCACAAGTTCGTGTAATTCTGGTACAATAACTGGAGTATAAATAGGTTTTTTTTCAAACAGGTCATCTTGATACTTGTTATATTCACCCCAAACATTATCTCCTAGATAAATTGATCGCTTTAGTATTCCTTCAACAGTATTCTTATGCCACAATTGCCCTCCAGGAGCTGGTACTTTTTTATCGAGAGTATCAGCTATACGCTGTATGCTATACCCCCATGAATATAAAAAGTAAATAAACCTTACGATGTCTGCATTCTCATCCTCAACAAATGTTTCATACTGATTTTCTGAACTAGGAATTTTCTTTAAGCCAAATGGAGTTCGACTTCCAGGACGCTTATCTTGATTTACTAAGACCTTTTGATTATCAATTGTTCTCTGAGATTTAGTAACAGATTCATATGATGCATTTAGCAATTTAAACTGAATATCAATAGTGAACGGATCCCACTCTTGACTAGATGATGTAGAATAAAATTTGATATTAGGTTTATGTTGAATTAATGGCTTGTATATCTCATTAACAAATGTAACAATAGATCTATCAATTCGAGTTTCATCATAGAAAAATACAGCTGATGCTTTATCATTTAATACTAAATGATATAATTGTTGCATCCCCTTTCTTTTACTTGCAGGGTTTCTAAATGCGCTAACTGCATCATCAATTATAAAACCAACAATGACGTATCCCATATGTTTTGCATGTATTTCAATAATTTCTTTTTGAAACTCAATTGAGTGATTCCCTTTTTGTTTAAGACTAGAACGACGGCAATAGCCTAAAGCATATTTAACTTTTTCGACCATTCCACTCACCCCGCATTTGAGTTATAAAAGTCTGAATAATATAATTCAAAATTTACATATCCCTCGTGTACAAAAGCATCTTTAATGAAAGATTTAATTACAATTTCGCGATATTCATTAAAAGGTAACGCTTCTAACTTACGAATTACGATGTTTACAAACTGATTCACTTCAGAAATTAACTTTTCAATTTTAACCTCGTTTTCAACAAGCTTACGGTATTCATCTTGTAGGGCAAACAAGGTATGTTCCATTTCGTAAACTAAACTTTTCTCTTTTGCAAAATTCAACCCAGTTAACATTTTCATTTGAACTTGTTCAAACTTTCTTTGGATTCCTTCTTTTTTGTTAACTATGGTTGATTGTAATTTTTTTAATGTAGCTAACGTTTTTTCCTCTATTTGATTAAGGTCCGTGTTCTTAATTATATCAGTCATAACCTCGTCAATTAGTGAATCTAATAACTCTCGGTGAATAGATACTTTTTTATGTTTTTTACATTTTAATATATCAGTTTTCAAATAACTATTAGTTACCAATGGTTCTTTACATTTATGGCACCTCGGAACAATCGGTGGCATTTTATCATCTTTCAATGTACCAAGATTTAAGTTTGGAGCTAATTCTTTCAACTTTTCCTGAATCTCTTTAAATTGGTCCAGTGTAATAATTGCTGGTACATGACTTAGGCGTTCATAGTTACCATTAACTTCTACATAGCCAGCATAAAATGGTCTAATCAAAATATTAAAAACATCAGTCTCTTTTCGCTTAATAATGCTTTTATATCTCAACAAGAGCTCAATTAAGTCTTTTGAATTTTTAACAGAAAGGCAATCCTTATATAATTGTTTAATAATTGCTTTATACTCAGGATTGACAGTGTACGTTTTACTATTACTGTTTCTTTCTACTATATAACCAAAGATACTATGAGGTGCTTTTTGAAAAGCGTCTCCTGTTCGATTTGCAATGTTCATACCTTCTATTTGGCTCAACATTCCAAACACACCTTCCGAAAACATGCCACTTTCTAAATCATGATTAAAAGGAAGATGTCCTGTTGCGGTAAAAATCACATTAACCTTATAGGTATAGATTAACAGGATAATCTCCAAATATTCGTAAAAATCCCTTGCCAGTCGATCACGTTGGTAAACAATTAATGTATCAACTTGTTCATTTCGAATCAATTCAAGCAGCTCTTGCATCTTAGGGCGCTCTTCTAATTTTTTCTTAGTTGCTGAAACACCATCGTCACTTAAATAAATAATCTCATCCGGATGATAGTCCTTAATGAAAGGCTTTGCCGCTTCAAGTTGCATATCCAAATTTTGTTGGTCGGAACTAACCCTTGCATATACGACTTTTAATTTCGATAACAAATACCAAAACCTCCTGAAATTGTAGTTATCCAAATATGCAGAAGACATTTAGTTCAATAAACATATCCTCTGCATTATGGTTCTTAAGGCTGTTTTGCTTTCCT encodes:
- a CDS encoding recombinase family protein; the protein is MVEKVKYALGYCRRSSLKQKGNHSIEFQKEIIEIHAKHMGYVIVGFIIDDAVSAFRNPASKRKGMQQLYHLVLNDKASAVFFYDETRIDRSIVTFVNEIYKPLIQHKPNIKFYSTSSSQEWDPFTIDIQFKLLNASYESVTKSQRTIDNQKVLVNQDKRPGSRTPFGLKKIPSSENQYETFVEDENADIVRFIYFLYSWGYSIQRIADTLDKKVPAPGGQLWHKNTVEGILKRSIYLGDNVWGEYNKYQDDLFEKKPIYTPVIVPELHELVEQAKGLEKKHGQFSTPYTFRSIAYCENCKVQLKTRDDGPKKTKAKRKYQNYICPNCKQKAELSAIHAAVNQVFTKHWAISLSKMEQIGLNKLKEMEKILEKELDKLNTSYELLKYNESMIPSLELKSSINKHIVQVKEKLNDKRKAISATQKQITNLIEDKRALRLTLHLSLSNSFDKLTGVEKRMIALTFIEKVIINMKTMKVDIDFRLHPFIELENKVGQLTEINNIKMDA
- a CDS encoding recombinase family protein, producing MRKKRAVGYKRRSPRSEKDFGNTSLEKQEDEIINYCNKNNIELVDIYVDDLKSGSSFKGRDGFIEMYNRVLKEEEEIDYIIVYKQDRLSRDSLDTLYLMKKLNQIDKHIISIADSINTEDSTAKILVHVLALVAELEREFITFRTNSGMEKRAENGDFLGGKNYGYEVINKKLSILPEEAKVVKYIFDKYSLEKWGYKKIAANLNVQGIKTKNGKEWTVNAVKTVLENQRYIGNSKWRGEYTKGQHTPIIEKSLWDETRKVMQVRSFTPRKVHPGSFPLSGILKCPQCLGPMVQGNSGPKYKYYQCNKNKNSGSSVCSSNLIKKEYAEEFVLKDFLQHFKEKVSPSAIYSVTQSILDYELNPLEKEASNLKKQIEKLEREMLKIMEHSSDPSLNLDADMIKSHLAVKQDEINKIKSALADITKQIELKQNESIMDIIEFSIKNFEDFYHTISDDEKKIFFHSVIKEVHVTQGKKTKDRRIKDVIYHFDFENLNNIK
- a CDS encoding recombinase family protein — protein: MLSKLKVVYARVSSDQQNLDMQLEAAKPFIKDYHPDEIIYLSDDGVSATKKKLEERPKMQELLELIRNEQVDTLIVYQRDRLARDFYEYLEIILLIYTYKVNVIFTATGHLPFNHDLESGMFSEGVFGMLSQIEGMNIANRTGDAFQKAPHSIFGYIVERNSNSKTYTVNPEYKAIIKQLYKDCLSVKNSKDLIELLLRYKSIIKRKETDVFNILIRPFYAGYVEVNGNYERLSHVPAIITLDQFKEIQEKLKELAPNLNLGTLKDDKMPPIVPRCHKCKEPLVTNSYLKTDILKCKKHKKVSIHRELLDSLIDEVMTDIIKNTDLNQIEEKTLATLKKLQSTIVNKKEGIQRKFEQVQMKMLTGLNFAKEKSLVYEMEHTLFALQDEYRKLVENEVKIEKLISEVNQFVNIVIRKLEALPFNEYREIVIKSFIKDAFVHEGYVNFELYYSDFYNSNAG
- a CDS encoding nucleotide pyrophosphohydrolase encodes the protein MSDIQYLINKINRFRDERNWRQYHNPKDLAISISIEAAELLEDFQWISSEEALKTKKENIREEIADVLIYSLMLCSDLRLDVKEIVEEKILKNGRKYPIG
- a CDS encoding DUF2075 domain-containing protein encodes the protein MCELVYEKRDFTRDSDYTVKTVHLNNYPIVYILYNEKNRPSAYIGQTVHATRRLKNHIEDNRRKDLNRTILIGHEKFNQSATYNIESNLINYFIADNHYQLQNVSQTSSREMHNYYEKSFYNEDLFQAIWEKLREEKIVSDTLENLRNKDIYKLSPYKELSPLQLDIKNKILDFCKEHIKLEGNHVITVEGDAGTGKSVLLSSLFNTLQDLSKDSSSLLHGTDNYLLVNNGEMLKTYKNIANSLPNIKKKNLMKPTPFINEKTKSEALADIVLIDEAHLLLTKEDSYNNFNYKNQLDEIIKRSKITIVIFDPKQVLKIKSYWNERLLEEITNHYSAKNVKLTDQMRMNANPETMKWINRFIAKEVLPLPAETGSSFELKIFKDAESFKSALECKNNEVGLSRIVSTFDYLHKKDKKTYIVDEDGINMPWNNTMNNVAWAENPESIREVGSIYTVQGFDLNYVGVVLGPSVSYNEDEDQLVIDTSKYKDTGAFASRSDLSPEKNQEIKEEIILNSINVLMKRGIHGLYIYATDPILRRHLLELERRRKA